In a genomic window of Croceibacterium sp. TMG7-5b_MA50:
- the arfB gene encoding alternative ribosome rescue aminoacyl-tRNA hydrolase ArfB: MDDVVARALALASESFVTASGPGGQNVNKVASAVQLRVNIYQLRLAPEVFHRLKGLAGSRLSARGDILIDARRFRTQEANRADARERLAALIAEALVAPKTRAKSRVNRVGKTARLAGKKARGTVKANRGKVEW; the protein is encoded by the coding sequence ATGGATGACGTCGTCGCCCGCGCGCTGGCGCTGGCGAGCGAAAGCTTCGTCACCGCCAGCGGGCCGGGCGGGCAGAACGTCAACAAGGTGGCGAGCGCGGTGCAGCTGCGCGTCAACATCTACCAATTGCGGCTGGCGCCGGAGGTCTTCCACCGGTTGAAGGGGCTGGCGGGCAGCCGGCTGAGCGCGCGCGGCGACATCCTGATCGATGCCCGGCGCTTCAGGACGCAGGAGGCGAATCGGGCCGACGCGCGGGAGAGGTTGGCCGCGCTGATCGCGGAGGCGCTGGTCGCGCCCAAGACGCGGGCGAAGAGCCGGGTGAACCGCGTGGGCAAGACGGCGCGCCTCGCCGGCAAGAAGGCCCGTGGCACGGTGAAGGCGAACCGCGGCAAGGTGGAGTGGTAG
- a CDS encoding outer membrane lipoprotein carrier protein LolA, which produces MITRTFLLSAAAFALAAPVAVLAPTAPAIAQNRVDQRDQVVAALRAISTMQADFTQTDRAGRTVNGTLTLKRPGRIRFQYSRDVNMLVVSDGRALTLVDYDVRQVQRWPISNSPLGALLDPNRDVRRYGRLVPTGNPNVLSVEVKDPAKPEYGTITLVFTRDAGAPGGLELTSWVALDAQNTRTTVRLSNQRYGMNVPDRTFTYNDPRRSQRR; this is translated from the coding sequence ATGATCACCCGTACTTTCCTGCTGTCCGCCGCCGCCTTCGCGCTGGCGGCCCCCGTGGCGGTTCTCGCCCCCACTGCCCCCGCGATTGCCCAGAACAGGGTGGATCAGCGGGATCAGGTCGTCGCCGCGCTGCGTGCGATCAGCACCATGCAGGCCGACTTCACCCAGACCGATCGCGCCGGGCGCACCGTCAACGGCACGCTGACGCTGAAGCGGCCGGGCCGCATCCGTTTCCAGTACAGCCGCGACGTCAACATGCTGGTCGTGTCGGACGGCCGCGCGCTGACGCTGGTCGATTACGACGTCCGGCAGGTGCAGCGCTGGCCGATCAGCAATTCGCCGCTGGGCGCGCTGCTCGACCCCAATCGCGACGTGCGCCGCTATGGCCGGCTGGTGCCGACCGGCAATCCCAACGTGCTCAGCGTGGAGGTGAAGGATCCGGCGAAGCCCGAATACGGCACGATCACGCTGGTCTTCACCCGCGATGCCGGTGCGCCGGGCGGGCTGGAACTGACCAGCTGGGTGGCGCTGGATGCCCAGAACACGCGCACCACGGTGCGCCTGTCGAATCAGCGGTATGGCATGAACGTGCCGGACCGCACCTTCACCTATAACGATCCCCGGCGTTCCCAGCGGCGCTGA
- the rpmG gene encoding 50S ribosomal protein L33 — protein MAKPATVKIRLNSTADTGFFYVTKKNPRNTTEKMTFRKYDPVAKKHVEFKEGKIK, from the coding sequence ATGGCGAAGCCCGCAACCGTCAAGATCCGGCTGAACTCCACGGCCGACACCGGTTTCTTCTATGTCACCAAGAAGAACCCGCGCAACACGACCGAGAAGATGACCTTCCGCAAGTACGATCCGGTCGCGAAGAAGCATGTCGAGTTCAAGGAAGGCAAGATCAAGTAA
- the uvsE gene encoding UV DNA damage repair endonuclease UvsE, giving the protein MTDPTQPMRLGFPVKVMGRPGIKTQDTRRWQKDPHLKCSLELLDKVLDYLAKVRIDMYRLSSDIAPYATHPDMPQFHSMVAESDAELRAFGAKAKSLGIRLSFHPSQYVLLNSPDPDLTAKSIWDLSSQAEMLDRMELDDEAVMITHVGGVYGDPEASRARWIEGWDKCPEHVRRRLVLENDDIRFSAADALWIHERTGVRLVFDYQHFWCLNPERLEIRDTFEKFINTWPDGCRPKMHFSSPRTELREIKQKIVAGKKPKKGELLLNKPKPGARIKTVLRPPVWTGHADFTNPFEFATFMRMAEGLVFDVMLEGKSKDLSLLRLRGDLVRYAPDVAARFGITDAALADEALVEANADAEDEADVDEGLAEAAE; this is encoded by the coding sequence ATGACCGATCCGACCCAGCCCATGCGCCTCGGCTTCCCCGTGAAGGTGATGGGGCGCCCCGGCATCAAGACGCAGGACACCCGCCGCTGGCAGAAGGATCCGCACCTCAAATGCTCGCTGGAGCTGCTGGACAAGGTGCTGGACTACCTCGCGAAGGTCCGGATCGACATGTACCGGCTGTCGTCGGACATCGCGCCCTACGCCACGCACCCGGACATGCCGCAGTTCCATTCCATGGTGGCGGAATCCGATGCGGAGCTGCGGGCGTTCGGCGCCAAGGCGAAAAGCCTGGGTATCCGCCTGTCGTTCCACCCCAGCCAGTACGTACTGCTGAACTCGCCGGACCCGGACCTGACGGCCAAGAGCATCTGGGACCTGTCCAGCCAGGCCGAGATGCTCGACCGGATGGAGCTGGATGACGAGGCGGTGATGATCACCCATGTCGGCGGCGTCTATGGCGATCCGGAAGCGTCGCGGGCCCGCTGGATCGAAGGCTGGGACAAGTGCCCGGAACATGTGCGCCGCCGTCTGGTGCTGGAAAACGACGACATCCGCTTTTCCGCCGCCGACGCGCTGTGGATCCACGAACGTACCGGCGTGCGGCTGGTGTTCGACTACCAGCATTTCTGGTGCCTCAATCCCGAACGGCTGGAAATCCGCGACACGTTCGAGAAGTTCATCAACACCTGGCCCGACGGCTGCCGGCCCAAGATGCACTTCTCTTCGCCGCGCACGGAACTGCGGGAGATCAAGCAGAAGATCGTGGCGGGGAAGAAGCCGAAGAAGGGCGAGCTGCTGCTCAACAAGCCCAAGCCCGGCGCCCGCATCAAGACGGTGCTGCGCCCGCCGGTCTGGACCGGCCATGCCGACTTCACCAATCCGTTCGAATTCGCCACCTTCATGCGCATGGCGGAAGGCCTCGTGTTCGACGTCATGCTGGAGGGCAAGAGCAAGGACCTGTCGCTGCTGCGCTTGCGCGGCGACCTCGTCCGCTACGCCCCCGACGTCGCCGCGCGCTTCGGCATCACCGACGCCGCCCTGGCGGACGAGGCGCTGGTGGAGGCGAACGCCGATGCGGAGGACGAGGCCGATGTGGACGAGGGGCTGGCGGAAGCGGCGGAGTAG
- a CDS encoding RNA pseudouridine synthase, with amino-acid sequence MTLPILFEDAEALIIDKPAGLSMDRPRAGGPALTDHLDGLRLGFQRPPAAVHRLDTDTSGCLLLARNPKALKRFAAAFEARLPVKRYLGVLAGVPTEQEGVVELNLSKISSAEGGWRMIPAKKGKPALTRWRVLDVQGGRTLVEFLPETGRTHQIRVHAASGIGIPLLGDPVYGQKGSARRTLLHAAALIMPREGKDPAAAIAPLPHDFVALGFADG; translated from the coding sequence ATGACCCTGCCGATCCTGTTCGAAGATGCCGAGGCCCTGATCATCGACAAGCCTGCCGGCCTGTCCATGGACCGGCCGCGCGCCGGCGGACCGGCGCTGACCGACCATCTGGACGGGCTGCGGCTGGGGTTCCAGCGGCCGCCCGCCGCCGTGCATCGGCTGGACACCGATACCTCCGGCTGCCTGTTGCTGGCACGCAATCCCAAGGCGTTGAAGCGGTTCGCCGCCGCGTTCGAGGCGCGACTGCCGGTGAAGCGCTACCTTGGCGTGCTGGCGGGCGTGCCGACCGAGCAGGAGGGCGTGGTCGAGCTGAACCTTTCCAAGATCAGCAGCGCGGAAGGCGGCTGGCGGATGATCCCGGCGAAGAAGGGCAAGCCGGCGCTGACTCGCTGGCGCGTGCTGGACGTGCAGGGCGGCCGCACCCTGGTGGAGTTCCTGCCGGAAACCGGCCGCACACACCAGATCCGCGTCCATGCGGCGAGCGGCATCGGCATCCCCCTGCTGGGTGACCCGGTCTATGGCCAGAAGGGCAGCGCGCGGCGCACCCTGCTGCATGCCGCGGCGCTGATCATGCCGCGCGAGGGCAAAGACCCGGCGGCGGCCATCGCCCCGCTGCCGCACGACTTCGTCGCGCTGGGCTTCGCCGATGGATGA
- a CDS encoding SulP family inorganic anion transporter, which translates to MIIDLPAYRRQWFTGAAAARADILAGIVVALALIPEAIGFSIIAGVDPRVGLYASVVIAITISLIGGRPGMISAATAAVAVLVGPLVRDHGVEYLLAATILMGVIQIVAGLLRFHLAMQFVSRSVITGFVNSLAILTFLAQVPQLVGVTWQTYALVAGGLAIIYGMPRLTRAVPSTLIAVVVLSVISIWLGLPVNTVGQMGQLPDGLPSLALPSVPLTLETLRLILPYSLTMAVVGLLESLLTAQIIDDMTDTGSDKRQECAGQGGASIVAALFGGMGGCAVIGQSIINVTAGGRSRLSTFVSGAFLLFLLAALGPLVGRIPMAALVAVMIMVSIGAFSWNSIPNLRRHPATSSAVMLTTMGVVVATRDLSLGVLAGVLLSGIFFAGKVQRMFRVERELSADGAQATYRVAGNIFFASVDRFTRAFQGAEPARQVLIDVTAAHFWDISAVGALDRIVDRLRREGREVTVTGYNRASADLVDRFALHDKTGVELGATPH; encoded by the coding sequence ATGATTATCGATCTGCCCGCCTATCGCCGCCAGTGGTTCACTGGCGCCGCCGCCGCCCGCGCCGACATCCTGGCCGGCATCGTCGTCGCGCTGGCGCTGATTCCGGAGGCGATCGGCTTCTCGATCATCGCCGGGGTCGATCCGCGCGTCGGCCTCTATGCCTCCGTCGTGATCGCCATCACCATCTCGCTGATCGGCGGGCGGCCCGGCATGATCTCGGCCGCGACCGCCGCGGTCGCGGTGCTGGTGGGACCGCTGGTGCGCGATCACGGCGTCGAGTACCTGCTCGCCGCCACGATCCTGATGGGCGTGATCCAGATCGTTGCCGGGCTGCTGCGCTTCCACCTGGCGATGCAGTTCGTGTCGCGATCGGTCATCACCGGCTTCGTCAACTCGCTCGCCATCCTGACCTTCCTGGCCCAGGTGCCGCAACTGGTCGGCGTCACATGGCAGACCTACGCGCTGGTCGCGGGCGGGCTCGCCATCATCTACGGCATGCCGCGCCTGACCCGCGCGGTACCATCCACGCTGATCGCGGTCGTGGTGCTGAGCGTGATCAGCATCTGGTTGGGGCTGCCGGTCAACACGGTGGGGCAGATGGGCCAGTTGCCCGATGGCCTGCCCAGCCTTGCCCTGCCCAGCGTGCCGCTGACCCTGGAAACGCTGCGCCTCATCCTGCCCTATTCGCTGACCATGGCGGTGGTCGGGCTGCTGGAATCACTGCTGACCGCGCAGATCATCGACGACATGACCGACACGGGCAGCGACAAGCGGCAGGAATGCGCGGGGCAAGGCGGCGCCAGCATCGTCGCCGCCCTGTTCGGCGGGATGGGCGGCTGCGCGGTGATCGGGCAATCCATCATCAACGTCACCGCCGGCGGGCGGAGTCGATTGTCGACCTTCGTCTCGGGCGCGTTCCTGCTGTTCCTGCTGGCGGCGCTCGGCCCGCTGGTGGGGCGCATCCCCATGGCGGCGCTGGTGGCGGTGATGATCATGGTGTCGATCGGCGCGTTCAGCTGGAACTCGATCCCCAATCTGCGCCGCCACCCGGCCACCTCGTCCGCGGTCATGCTGACGACGATGGGCGTGGTCGTCGCTACCCGCGACCTGTCGCTGGGCGTGCTGGCGGGCGTGCTGCTGTCCGGCATCTTCTTCGCCGGCAAGGTGCAACGGATGTTCCGGGTCGAGCGGGAACTGTCAGCCGACGGGGCGCAGGCGACCTACCGTGTGGCAGGCAACATCTTCTTCGCCTCCGTCGACCGCTTCACCCGCGCCTTCCAGGGCGCGGAGCCTGCCCGGCAGGTGCTGATCGACGTCACCGCCGCGCATTTCTGGGACATCTCGGCTGTCGGCGCGCTCGACCGGATCGTGGACCGGCTGCGGCGGGAGGGGCGCGAGGTCACCGTCACCGGCTACAACCGCGCCAGCGCCGACCTGGTCGACCGCTTCGCGCTGCACGACAAGACGGGCGTGGAGCTCGGCGCCACGCCGCACTGA
- the pabB gene encoding aminodeoxychorismate synthase component I: MAASHPFVLLDDARDNGAGAVLLRDPVQVFVARTADEVLPVLAAADSARQGQGGTLAGYLAYEAGLALEPRLADSAPARSGAAGPLAWFGLFVGGEAIADVPGWLDGQDSGIGSDLPATIGPLEPARPIGDYLQAFDRLQEAIRAGDIYQANLTVPLAGGATGDPFALYAALRAEARGAHGALVFDGSHWLLSCSPELFFAVEGDAITARPMKGTRPRGRDAGEDAALAAELAASAKERAENLMIVDLLRNDLARVAAAGSVAVSDAFAVETYPTLHAMTSTVTATLAPGQGAADVLRALFPCGSITGAPKIRAMELIGEVEPDARGPYCGAIGLIGPDRASFSVAIRTVRLTPGENGRHQAVAGVGGAIVADSDGMSEWRETQVKAGFLRGRAGGHDLIETMRFAPDGGVALLGLHLDRLERSAAALGFACDREAIAAAVEHAAAHLAAPARLRLVLARSGALAVTSAPLPSPLGEPVPVLALPLPVDPGDWRLRHKTSDRGFYADALTVAREAGAQEAVLVRPDGFVTEGSFTSIFVERDGRLLTPPLAHGLLPGIARRALLEEGRATEGALTLDDLAGGFLLGNALRGLVPARLL, from the coding sequence ATGGCCGCCTCCCACCCCTTCGTGCTGCTGGACGATGCCCGCGACAATGGCGCGGGCGCGGTGCTGCTGCGCGACCCGGTGCAGGTGTTCGTCGCCCGCACGGCCGACGAGGTGCTGCCGGTGCTCGCCGCCGCCGATTCTGCACGGCAGGGGCAGGGCGGGACGCTGGCGGGCTATCTCGCCTACGAGGCCGGACTGGCGCTGGAGCCGCGACTGGCGGACAGCGCCCCTGCGCGAAGCGGCGCGGCGGGGCCGCTGGCGTGGTTCGGCCTGTTCGTTGGCGGTGAGGCGATCGCGGATGTGCCGGGCTGGCTGGACGGGCAGGACAGCGGCATCGGTAGCGACCTGCCGGCGACGATCGGCCCGCTGGAGCCGGCGCGTCCCATCGGCGATTACCTCCAGGCGTTCGACCGGCTGCAGGAGGCGATCCGCGCCGGCGACATCTACCAGGCGAACCTGACCGTCCCGCTGGCGGGCGGCGCGACCGGCGATCCGTTCGCGCTCTACGCCGCGCTGCGGGCGGAGGCGAGGGGCGCGCATGGGGCGCTGGTGTTCGACGGCAGTCACTGGTTGCTCAGTTGCAGCCCGGAACTGTTCTTCGCCGTAGAAGGCGATGCGATCACCGCCCGGCCGATGAAGGGCACCCGCCCGCGCGGGCGTGACGCAGGCGAGGACGCGGCGCTCGCCGCCGAACTGGCCGCTTCCGCCAAGGAGCGGGCGGAGAACCTGATGATCGTGGACCTGCTGCGCAACGACCTCGCCCGCGTGGCGGCGGCGGGCAGCGTAGCGGTCAGTGACGCATTCGCGGTGGAGACCTATCCCACGCTGCACGCGATGACCTCCACCGTGACGGCCACGCTGGCGCCGGGGCAGGGCGCGGCGGACGTGCTGCGCGCGCTGTTTCCCTGCGGATCGATCACCGGCGCGCCCAAGATCCGCGCGATGGAGCTGATCGGAGAGGTCGAGCCCGACGCGCGTGGCCCCTATTGCGGCGCCATCGGGCTGATCGGGCCGGATCGGGCCAGCTTTTCCGTCGCGATCCGCACCGTGCGGCTGACGCCGGGGGAGAACGGGCGGCACCAGGCGGTGGCGGGCGTGGGCGGGGCGATTGTCGCCGACAGCGACGGCATGAGTGAATGGCGGGAGACCCAGGTCAAGGCCGGCTTCCTGCGCGGGCGCGCGGGCGGGCACGATCTGATCGAGACCATGCGCTTCGCACCCGATGGCGGGGTCGCGCTGCTCGGCCTGCATCTCGACCGGCTGGAGCGGAGCGCGGCAGCGCTTGGCTTCGCCTGTGACCGGGAGGCCATCGCTGCAGCGGTGGAACACGCGGCAGCGCATCTGGCGGCGCCTGCGCGGCTGCGGCTGGTGCTGGCCCGTTCGGGCGCGCTGGCCGTCACGAGCGCGCCGTTGCCGAGCCCGCTGGGCGAACCCGTGCCGGTGCTGGCCTTGCCGCTGCCGGTCGATCCCGGCGACTGGCGGCTGCGGCACAAGACCAGTGATCGCGGCTTCTACGCCGACGCGCTGACCGTAGCCCGTGAGGCAGGGGCGCAAGAGGCGGTGCTGGTGCGGCCCGACGGCTTCGTGACGGAGGGCAGCTTCACCAGCATCTTCGTCGAGCGGGACGGTCGGCTGCTGACCCCGCCGCTGGCGCATGGCCTGCTGCCCGGCATCGCCCGGCGCGCGCTGCTGGAGGAAGGCCGCGCCACCGAAGGCGCGCTGACGCTGGACGATCTTGCCGGCGGCTTCCTCCTCGGCAATGCCCTGCGCGGGCTAGTGCCGGCACGCCTCCTATGA
- a CDS encoding prephenate/arogenate dehydrogenase family protein, which yields MSIGHVAIIGLGLIGGSVGLAIQRFLPGVVTSGHDADPDVRRRATELGLVAQMHDTAAEAVAGADLVILCVPVGAMGAAAAAMLPGLRPDTIISDVGGSKVTVTQALQAALPGRCIIPAHPVAGTENSGPEAGFATLFQQRWCIVTPPADAPADKVAELVALWEALGALVECMDAAHHDMVLAVTSHIPHLIAYTIVGTASDLEQVTRSEVIKFSAGGFRDFTRIAASDPTMWRDVFLNNRDAVLGMLDTFLTDLALMREAIRAGDGQTMFDLFTRTRSVRRSIVAFGQDDARPDFGRSDHGKGG from the coding sequence ATGAGCATCGGCCATGTTGCGATCATCGGCCTGGGGCTGATCGGCGGCTCGGTCGGCCTCGCCATCCAGCGCTTCCTGCCGGGTGTCGTCACCAGCGGGCATGATGCCGACCCCGACGTGCGCCGCCGCGCCACCGAGCTGGGGCTGGTGGCGCAGATGCACGACACCGCCGCCGAGGCTGTGGCCGGGGCGGACCTCGTAATCCTGTGCGTGCCGGTGGGCGCGATGGGCGCGGCGGCGGCGGCCATGCTGCCGGGCTTGCGCCCCGATACGATCATCAGCGATGTCGGCGGGTCCAAGGTGACGGTGACGCAGGCGCTGCAGGCCGCCCTGCCCGGCCGCTGCATCATCCCCGCGCATCCCGTCGCGGGTACGGAGAACAGCGGGCCGGAAGCGGGCTTCGCCACCCTGTTTCAGCAGCGCTGGTGCATCGTGACCCCACCGGCCGACGCTCCTGCGGACAAGGTGGCGGAACTGGTCGCCCTGTGGGAAGCGCTGGGCGCGCTGGTCGAATGCATGGACGCGGCGCATCACGACATGGTGCTGGCCGTCACCAGCCATATCCCGCACCTGATCGCCTATACCATCGTCGGCACCGCCAGCGATCTGGAGCAGGTGACCCGTAGCGAGGTCATCAAGTTTTCCGCGGGCGGCTTCCGCGACTTCACCCGTATCGCCGCCAGCGATCCCACCATGTGGCGTGACGTCTTCCTGAACAATCGCGACGCGGTGCTGGGGATGCTCGACACGTTCCTGACCGACCTCGCGCTGATGCGAGAAGCGATTCGCGCCGGTGACGGGCAGACGATGTTCGACCTGTTCACCCGCACCCGGTCGGTGCGTCGCTCCATCGTGGCCTTCGGGCAGGACGATGCACGACCTGATTTCGGCCGCAGCGACCACGGCAAGGGCGGCTGA
- the hisC gene encoding histidinol-phosphate transaminase: MPSQPTAPQMKPWIAAIHAYVPGRSAGADGRPLVKLSANENPLGTSPAADAARADAGPAHLYPDPDSTALRTAIAELHGLHPARIVCGTGSGELLTLAASAFAGPGDEVLYVRYGFSLYPIAAQRCGATPVEAPDADYGTDVDALLACVTERTRVVFVANPNNPTGSYLHAGEIARLHAGLPPHVLLVLDQAYAEYVAPDDDDFGLALAAAQNNVLVTRTFAKAYGLAGERVGWGYGAPAVIDALNRIRGPFNVNRGAQAVALAALADQDFVRRSREHNAAERARFVAAIVALGNHGLRAVPSEANFVLVLFEGRLTAADALAGLAEQGYIVRHLPGQGLPHGLRITIGTAEQMDAIAGILTRLADAAA; the protein is encoded by the coding sequence ATGCCCTCGCAGCCGACCGCCCCGCAGATGAAGCCGTGGATCGCCGCGATCCACGCCTATGTCCCCGGCCGCAGCGCCGGGGCGGACGGGCGCCCACTGGTGAAGCTGTCCGCGAACGAGAACCCGCTCGGCACCAGCCCCGCCGCCGATGCAGCGCGGGCGGATGCGGGACCGGCGCACCTCTACCCCGATCCGGACTCGACCGCGTTGCGCACGGCCATCGCGGAACTGCACGGCCTGCACCCGGCGCGCATCGTATGCGGCACCGGTTCGGGCGAGCTGCTGACGCTGGCCGCCAGTGCCTTCGCCGGGCCGGGGGACGAGGTCTTGTATGTCCGCTATGGCTTTTCGCTCTACCCCATCGCCGCGCAGCGTTGCGGCGCGACCCCGGTGGAGGCGCCCGATGCCGATTACGGCACCGATGTCGATGCGCTGCTGGCCTGCGTGACGGAGCGGACGCGCGTGGTGTTCGTCGCCAACCCGAACAATCCCACGGGCAGCTACCTCCATGCAGGCGAGATCGCGCGGCTGCATGCCGGGCTGCCCCCGCATGTGCTACTGGTGCTAGACCAGGCCTATGCCGAATATGTCGCGCCGGACGATGACGATTTCGGGCTGGCGCTCGCCGCCGCGCAGAACAACGTGCTGGTGACGCGCACCTTCGCGAAGGCGTATGGGCTGGCGGGGGAGCGGGTCGGCTGGGGCTATGGCGCGCCGGCGGTGATCGACGCGTTGAACCGCATTCGCGGGCCGTTCAACGTCAATCGCGGGGCGCAGGCCGTTGCCCTGGCAGCTCTGGCTGACCAGGATTTCGTGCGCCGCTCGCGCGAGCACAACGCGGCGGAACGCGCCCGCTTCGTCGCGGCGATCGTGGCGCTCGGCAATCATGGCCTGCGCGCCGTGCCGAGCGAGGCGAACTTCGTGCTGGTACTGTTCGAAGGCCGGCTGACCGCGGCCGACGCGCTGGCCGGACTGGCGGAGCAGGGCTACATCGTGCGCCACCTGCCCGGGCAGGGCCTGCCGCATGGCCTCCGGATTACGATCGGCACGGCGGAGCAGATGGATGCGATCGCCGGCATCCTGACCCGGCTGGCGGATGCGGCGGCATGA
- a CDS encoding pyridoxal phosphate-dependent aminotransferase, with amino-acid sequence MTDRLSPALSRIAASPTTAMTDRASALRAEGRDIISLSVGEPDFATPPHVLAAAHAALDAGDTRYTPVTGTLALKRAAAEHFARDLGLPTDPAQVIVTAGGKQAIFEALAATVGPGDEVIVPAPWWVSYPQMVRFAGGTVVLLETRAADGFRFTGAELEALVTPRTRWLLLNSPGNPTGAVFPAAMLDEVADVLRRYPHVLVLSDDIYAPLIYTGAPHVTLAARHPDLADRVLTVSGVSKSHAMTGFRIGVATGPAWLIEAMGRLQSNACGNPASISQAAAVAAFAGPQDFLGQWREVFRRRRDQVVAAVNAVPGLSTPVPDGAFYCLVDAAPLADRFGGDDNALALHLLEHGVAVVAASAFAGPFGFRISFAADEVVLAEAMRRIGAALA; translated from the coding sequence ATGACCGACCGCCTCAGCCCCGCGCTTTCGCGCATCGCCGCCAGCCCGACCACCGCGATGACCGACCGGGCCAGTGCGCTCCGGGCGGAGGGGCGCGACATCATCAGCCTGTCCGTGGGGGAGCCGGACTTCGCCACCCCGCCGCATGTGCTGGCCGCAGCGCATGCAGCGCTGGACGCGGGCGACACCCGCTACACCCCCGTGACCGGCACGCTGGCGCTGAAGCGCGCGGCGGCGGAGCATTTCGCGCGCGACCTGGGCCTACCCACCGATCCGGCGCAGGTGATCGTGACGGCCGGCGGCAAGCAGGCGATCTTCGAGGCGCTGGCCGCCACCGTAGGACCGGGGGACGAGGTGATCGTGCCCGCGCCATGGTGGGTGTCCTACCCGCAGATGGTCCGCTTCGCCGGGGGCACGGTCGTGCTGCTGGAAACGCGCGCGGCGGATGGCTTCCGCTTTACCGGTGCGGAGTTGGAGGCGCTGGTCACGCCGCGTACCCGCTGGCTGCTGCTGAACAGCCCCGGCAATCCGACCGGCGCGGTGTTCCCTGCGGCCATGCTGGACGAGGTGGCGGACGTGCTGCGCCGCTACCCGCACGTGCTGGTCCTGTCCGACGACATCTACGCTCCGCTGATCTACACCGGTGCCCCGCACGTGACGTTGGCCGCGCGGCATCCCGATCTGGCGGACCGCGTCCTGACCGTGTCGGGCGTGTCCAAGAGCCACGCGATGACCGGTTTTCGCATCGGCGTCGCCACCGGACCCGCCTGGCTGATCGAGGCGATGGGCCGGTTGCAATCCAACGCCTGCGGCAATCCCGCCTCCATCAGCCAGGCGGCGGCGGTGGCGGCGTTCGCCGGGCCGCAGGACTTCCTCGGCCAGTGGCGGGAGGTCTTCCGGCGGCGGCGGGATCAGGTGGTGGCGGCGGTGAACGCGGTGCCTGGCCTGTCCACGCCCGTGCCGGACGGGGCGTTCTATTGCCTGGTCGATGCCGCGCCGCTGGCGGACCGGTTCGGCGGGGATGACAACGCGCTGGCGCTGCACCTGCTGGAACATGGCGTGGCGGTGGTCGCGGCCAGCGCCTTCGCCGGGCCGTTCGGCTTCCGCATCAGCTTCGCCGCGGACGAGGTGGTACTGGCAGAGGCGATGCGGCGGATCGGCGCGGCGCTGGCGTAA